From Caldisericum sp., the proteins below share one genomic window:
- a CDS encoding DUF1156 domain-containing protein, with amino-acid sequence MDEKRFIEVTFPLKEVSEISAKEKNIRHGHISTLHIWWARRPLASSRATSYAALIPTPKNEEEKLKINDFIIELAKWENSLNTTIIEKARRDILNANGGVPPKVLDPFSGGGSIPLEALRLGCETYAMDYNPV; translated from the coding sequence ATGGATGAGAAAAGATTTATCGAGGTAACATTCCCATTGAAGGAAGTAAGTGAAATATCTGCAAAAGAGAAAAACATCCGTCACGGGCACATTTCAACACTTCATATTTGGTGGGCAAGACGACCGTTAGCATCTTCAAGAGCAACTTCATATGCTGCTTTGATTCCTACACCAAAGAATGAAGAAGAAAAGTTAAAAATAAATGATTTTATTATCGAACTTGCAAAATGGGAAAATTCGCTTAATACAACAATAATTGAAAAAGCAAGAAGAGACATTTTGAATGCAAATGGCGGGGTACCGCCAAAAGTACTTGACCCATTCTCAGGTGGTGGCTCGATTCCACTTGAGGCATTGAGACTTGGTTGTGAAACTTATGCGATGGATTATAACCCTGTTG